One Bufo gargarizans isolate SCDJY-AF-19 chromosome 3, ASM1485885v1, whole genome shotgun sequence DNA segment encodes these proteins:
- the LOC122930635 gene encoding uncharacterized protein LOC122930635 produces MEGIHLLRDLLQMGDWMVKLDLKDAYLTVPVEDASRNLLCFSWKDRIWRFTCLPFGLSSAPWCFTKLMRPAMAWLRSRGVRLIVYLDDILIMAQDRSVLLNHLRWTMDLLSDLGFLLNQEKSCLSPSREMEFLGFMVDSTAGTLSLPSAKIRSIRKELLRARSSCQIPLRQLARIIGLLASSIQAVFPLHYRALQRLKISHLRTGASYADWISLDEETKEELSWWTHHLHAWNGKAIFGHRPDFVVDSDASLSGWGAHCEGITTGDGWSETSRTRKPKRWTRFYRIGLRACSTRFLRSN; encoded by the exons atggagggcatccatctccttcgggacttACTGCAgatgggcgattggatggtcaaattGGACCTGAAAGACGCTTATCTTACGGTCCCTGTAGAGGACGCGTCCAGGAACCTCctctgtttctcttggaaagACAGGATTTGGCGGTTTACGTGCCTCCCATTCGGCCTCTCTTCAGCTCCATGGTGTTTTACCAAGCTGATGCGCCCGGCTATGGCCTGGCTACGCAGTCGGGGAGTTCGCCTCATCgtgtatctggacgacatcctgatcatggccCAGGATCGTTCGGTGTTGCTGAATCACCTTCGCTGGACCATGGATCTCCTATCCGATCTGGGTTTCCTGCTCAACCAGGAGAAGTCCTGCCTCTCCCCGTCTCGCGAGATGGAATTCCTCGGGTTTATGGTGGATTCCACGGCAGGGACCCTCAGCCTACCATCGGCCAAGATTCGGTCAATTCGGAAAGAATTGCTCAGAGCCAGGTCGTCTTGCCAGATCCCATTGCGTCAACTAGCAAGGATAATAGGTCTTCTAGCCTCGTCTATTCAGGCGGTATTCCCGCTCCATTACCGGGCTCTACAGCGTCTGAAAATTTCTCATCTGCGGACGGGAGCTTCATATGCAGATTGGATCTCCTTGGACGAGGag ACCAAGGAGGAGCTGTCCTGGTGGACTCACCACTTACACGCCTGGAACGGCAAGGCTATTTTTGGTCATCGTCCGGACTTCGTGGTGGActcggatgccagcctgtcgggctggggagctcactgcgaggggatcaCAACTGGAGACGGCTGGTCAGAGACCAGCCGGACCCGGAAGCCGAAGCGGTGGACGCGTTTCTACAGGATTGGTCTAAGGGCCTGCTCTACGCGTTTCCTCCGTTCCAACTGA